GGTAGGCAAATCCGCCGTTCACACAGCCTGAGAGGTGATGCGTAGCCGATTGAGGCGAATTCAGTGATCCTATGCTGCCGAGAAAAGCCTCTAGTGAGTTGTTACACGGCCCGTACCCCAAACCGACACAGGTGGTCAGGTAGAGAATACTAAGGCGATCGAGATAACTATGGTTAAGGAACTCGGCAAAATGCCCCCGTAACTTCGGGAGAAGGGGGGCCCCTGCCGGTGATGGAACTTGCTTCCTGAGCTGGTGTGGGCCGCAGAGACCAGTGAGAAGCGACTGTTTACTAAAAACACAGGTCCGTGCGAAGTCGTAAGACGATGTATACGGACTGACGCCTGCCCGGTGCTGGAAGGTTAAGAGGACCGGTTAGCCAGCAATGGCGAAGCTGAGAATTTAAGCCCCAGTAAACGGCGGTGGTAACTATAACCATCCTAAGGTAGCGAAATTCCTTGTCGGGTAAGTTCCGACCTGCACGAATGGCGTAACGACTTCTCAGCTGTCTCAACCATAGACTCGGCGAAATTGCATTACGAGTAAAGATGCTCGTTACGCGCGGCAGGACGAAAAGACCCCGGGACCTTCACTACAGCTTGGTATTGGTGTTCGGTTCGGTTTGTGTAGGATAGGTGGGAGACTGTGAAGCGGTGACGCCAGTTACTGTGGAGTCGTTGTTGAAATACCACTCTGATCGTATTGGATACCTCAACCTCGGACCATGATCTGGTTCAGGGACAGTGCCTGGTGGGTAGTTTAACTGGGGCGGTTGCCTCCTAAAATGTAACGGAGGCGCCCAAAGGTTCCCTCAGCCTGGTTGGCAATCAGGTGTCGAGTGCAAGTGCACAAGGGAGCTTGACTGTGAGACTGACAAGTCGAGCAGGGACGAAAGTCGGGACTAGTGATCCGGCACCGGCAAGTGGAAGCGGTGTCGCTCAACGGATAAAAGGTACCCCGGGGATAACAGGCTGATCTTCCCCAAGAGTCCATATCGACGGGATGGTTTGGCACCTCGATGTCGGCTCGTCGCATCCTGGGGCTGGAGTAGGTCCCAAGGGTTGGGCTGTTCGCCCATTAAAGCGGCACGCGAGCTGGGTTTAGAACGTCGTGAGACAGTTCGGTCTCTATCCGCCGCGCGCGTAAGAAACTTGAGGAAGGCTGTCCCTAGTACGAGAGGACCGGGACGGACGAACCTCTGGTGTGCCAGTTGTTCCACCAGGAGCACCGCTGGTTGGCTACGTTCGGAAGGGATAACCGCTGAAAGCATCTAAGCGGGAAGCCTGTTCCAAGATGAGGTTTCTCACCCCCTCGAGGGGGTAAGGCCCCCGGCAGACCACCGGGTTGATAGGCCAGAACTGGAAGTACAGCAATGTATGCAGGTGACTGGTACTAATAGGCCGAGGACTTACCACGAAGAAGCTACGCGTCCACTGTGCAATATCTGAAACAACACACGAGTTGTTCAGCAAGCACAATCGAATACAGGTCCACGACGAAACACCACCCCGACAGCACGTGGGGGACGTGTTCTCCGACTGAGACCGCTCGTGACACTGTTTCGCAGAGTTACGGCGGCCATAGCGGAGGGGAAACGCCCGGTCCCATTCCGAACCCGGAAGCTAAGCCCTCCAGCGCCGATGGTACTGCACTCGACAGGGTGTGGGAGAGTAGGACACCGCCGAACACCCGTTGTAAGAAGGGGACCCACTTGGTGGGTCCCCTTTTTGCGTTTTGTATCCAAAATCCGAAAGGACGCCCGTGTCGGAAGACAACAACGATCGTCGCCCCTCTCGAGGGGACGGCGGCAACCGCCCGAGCGAGTCCCGAGATCGCAACCCTCGCGCTCAGGACCGTCGCGCCGACCCGCGTCGTTCGGACGGTCCTCCTCGCAGGCGTGGTGGTGAGGGTGGGTTCTCCGGCGATCGCCGCGGTAACAGCGCATCGTCCGACCGTCGACCCCCGCGGCCCGACGAGCCGGATCTGCCCGACGAGGTCGAAGCCGGCCAGCTCGAACCGGCAGTGCGCCGAGATCTGCTGAGCTTGGACAAGAACAATGCCACTGCTGTGGCCCGTCACCTCGTGATGACCAGCAGGCTGCTCGACGACGACCCGCAGTTGGCGCTGCTGCACGCGCGCGCTGCTCGTCAGCGAGCAGGTCGGATCGCAGTTGTCCGCGAAACCGCGGGTATCGCGGCCTACCACGCCGGCGAATGGGCCGAAGCCCTGTCCGAGCTTCGCGCCGCCCGGCGCATGGCCGGCGGGCCAGGTCTCATTGCCGTGATGGCCGACTGCGAACGCGGACTCGGACGTCCCGAGCGCGCGATCGAACTCGGTCGTAGCGACGAGGCTCGCGAGTTGACCGGCGAGGAAGCGTCGGAACTCCGAATTGTCGTGGCCGGTGCTCGTATGGACCTCAACCAGTTCGACCAGGCTGTCGTCACCCTGCAGACCCCGGACCTCGACGCCTCGCGCTCGGGAACCGCTGCAGCGCGCCTGTTCTACGTCTACGCCGACGCACTGGTGGCGGCAGGTCGCGTCGATGAGGGTGTGAAGTGGTTCCTCAACGCTGCTGCGGCCGATGTCGATGGTGAGACAGACGCGGAGGAGCGAGTCGAGGAGCTGTCCGGAGGCAGTCGGTGACATTACTGCGCGACGCCCACGACGTTCTGCTGCTCGACCTCGACGGCACCGTCTACGCCGGCAAGGAACCCATTCCGGGTGCAGTGGAGGCGCTTTCGGGTGGTTCCGAGAAGCAGTTCTTCGTCACCAACAATGCCAGTCGCGCACCGAGCGATGTCGCCGAACACCTCCGCGAACTCGGTTTCGACACCACAGCAGAATTTGTCGTCACCAGTTCCGAAGCAGCAGCCCGAGTACTCGCGGACAGACTCGATCCTGGCTCACGCGTCCTCGTCGTAGGTACCAACGCCTTGGCGACCGAGATCGCGAAGGTCGGATTGACGCCGGTGCGCTCTGCCGACGACCAGCCGGTTGCGGTGGTTCAGGGACATTCGGTCGATACAGGGTGGCCCATGTTGGCCGAGGCGGTGCTGGCTGTGCGTGCGGGCGCGCTGTGGGTCGCGACCAACGTCGATGCGACTCTTCCGACCGAGCGCGGCCTCGTTCTCGGCAACGGTTCGATGGTGGCAGCAGTGCGCAATGCCACCGACGTCGAGCCCATCGTTGCAGGCAAGCCCGCGGCTCCCATCATGCGTGACGCCGTCGAGCGAAGTAGTGCCAAGTCGGCGCTCGTGGTCGGAGACCGGCTCGATACCGATATAGCAGGCGCGAACGAAGCTGCCCTCCCGTCGCTGTTGGTCCTGACGGGTGTCAGTACCGCTGCAGAGTTGCTTCGTGCTCCGAAGCACCTGCGTCCCACTCACATCGGTAGTGATCTCGGGGTTCTGAACAAGGACGAGTCGGCGTCCGAGGTCGCCGGTAAGGATGGCTGGACGGTCGGCATCGACGACGAGGTCCTGTCCGTGCGGTTCGAGGGTGCTGCCGAGATGGACGCCTTCGAGGGTCTGCTCGCCGTCCTCGATGTTGCGTGGTCGGGTTCGGAATTCTCGGACGTTCGCTTCGACGGGGACGGACTCGCCGATTTGCGCTCGTTGTTGGGTTGCTGACACGGGTTCGTGCAGTCGGCCGCGAGCGGGCGTTCGTCGGACCCATCCGATAGCGTGAGAGGTGATGAGCGCGTCGATTCCACTCCCAGGACAACACCGGCCGAACGCGGCCGGCGAACAGTCGTCCGCAGATCCGGACAGCATCAGGGCCGAGGTGTCGTCGCTGCTCGCGCAGCTCACCATCGGGTCGGAGGCAGGCCTCGACTCGGAGGCCGTCGATTCCGACGCCCTGGCGCGTGATGCGAGTGTGCTGGACCGGGCCCACGAAGTGCTGGTTCGGGCCTTGACGACCGTCGACAAGACTTGACGTGGCCCGTCGCGCACGTGTCGACGCAGAACTGGTCCGTCGTGGATTGGCCAGATCTCGTGAACACGCCTCCGAACTCATCGAAGCAGGCCGGGTGAAGATTGCCGGAACCGTGGCTTCGAAGCCCGCTACCGCCGTCGAGCCGGGCACTCCGCTGTTGGTGGCCGAGGAAGACAACGAAATCAGCTGGGCGTCTCGCGGCGCGCACAAACTGCTCGGTGCCCTCGACGCGTTCGAGCCACTGGGTCTGACCGTCGAGAACGCGCGGTGTCTCGACGCCGGTGCCTCCACGGGAGGTTTCACCGACGTTCTGCTCAGTCGCGGTGTGCGCGAGGTCGTTGCGGTCGACGTGGGTTACGGCCAGCTCGTGTGGCGGCTGCAATCCGACGAACGCGTGCACGTCATCGATCGCACCAATGTGCGTTCGATAGATGCCGACACGATCGGGGGCCCGGTCGACGTCATCGTGGCAGACCTGTCGTTCATCTCTCTGAAACTCGTTCTTCCCGCTTTCGTCGCGTGCTCCACGTCGGGTACGGACATGGTGTTGATGGTCAAGCCTCAATTCGAGGTCGGCAAGGATCGTGTCGGTTCCGGCGGCGTCGTGCGAGACCCGGCGCTGCGGGCGGAGGCCGTCGAGGACGTCGCGAATGCCGCGCTTGCGTCGAACCTGCGAGTCGAGGCGGTCGCCGCAAGCCCACTGCCGGGACCTTCGGGCAACGTCGAGTACTTTTTGTGGCTGAAGGCGGGCGCAGGTGACGGTTCGCCGCGTACCGACGTGGACGTCACCGAGTTGGTCCGTCACGCGATCGAGGAAGGACCACAGTGACTCCGTCCCATGCAGCACCGACACAGGAGTCCGTTCGGGAGATTCTTCTCGTCGCACACCCCGGCCGGCCCGACATCGCCGAGACGGCGCGCCGAGTGGGCAAAGTGTTCGACGAAGCAGGCATCTGCCTGCGGGTTCTCGTCGACGAAGTGGAACCGTCCAAGATCGAGGCATCGGACACCGAGGAACACGACCATGTGTTCGTGGCGGACATGAGGCTCAACGTCGTCGAGTTCGGTCCCGATGCGGCCGCCGGGTGCGAGATGGTTCTGGTTCTCGGCGGTGACGGAACGTTCCTGCGCGCAGCCGAGCTCGCACAGGCGGCCGACATCCCGGTTCTCGGTATCAACCTCGGCCACGTGGGGTTTCTCGCGGAGGCCGAGGCCGACCATCTCGAGGACGCGCTGGCGCGTGTCATGGCCGGCAACTATCGCATCGAACAGCGGATGACGCTGGACATTGCCATCCGAGTGGGCGACCAGGTCGTCGAGCGTGGGTGGGCCTTGAACGAGGCGAGCATCGAGAACGGTTCCAGGCTCGGGGTCCTCGAGGTCGTTCTCGAAGTGGACGGGCGTCCGGTCTCCGCGTTCGGCTGCGACGGAGTGCTCGTGTCGACACCCACGGGGTCGACGGCATATGCGTTCTCTGCAGGCGGGCCGGTGGTGTGGCCGGAACTCGAAGCCATACTGGTCATCCCGAGCAACGCCCATGCCCTCTTCGCGCGTCCGCTCGTCACCAGCCCCGAGTCGATCATCGCCGTCGAGATCGATGCCGGCGGACACGATGGTTTCGTGTTCTGCGACGGCCGCCGCACATTGGGGTTGCCGGCGGGAGCACGCGTCGAGGTCGTGCGGGGAGCATCGCCCATCAAGTGGGTTCGCCTGGATTCGGCACCGTTCGCCGATCGCATGGTCAAGAAATTCGAACTGCCCGTGACCGGGTGGCGGGGGAGAGCGAGGTAGGGATGCTCGAAGAGATTCGGATCGACAGCCTCGGAGTCATCTCCGGTGCGAGCGCACAATTTCACGAGGGGTTGACGGTTCTCACCGGCGAGACCGGTGCGGGCAAGACGATGGTGGTCACCAGCTTGCATCTGCTGTCGGGTGCACGCGCCGATGCAGGTCGGGTGCGGCTCGGTGCCCAAAGGGCCGTGGTCGAGGGTCGATTCAGCACCGACACCGCCTCGGAACAGGTGATCGAGGACGTCGAGAAGGTGCTCGAATCCTCGGGAGGTCAACGCGACGAAGACAATTCGATCATCGCCGTGCGAACGGTCAATTCGGACGGCCGCTCACGTGCACATCTGGGTGGACGAAGCGTCCCCGCATCGGTGCTGTCGAACTTCACCGATTCGCTGCTGACAGTGCACGGCCAGAACGATCAGTTGCGGCTGCTGCGCCCCGATCAGCAACTCGGTGCACTCGACAGATTCGCCGGTGATTCGGTTGCCTCTCTGGTGGCGAAGTATCGCGCCGCCCGTAAGACGTGGCTCGACGCACGCAACGAATTGATCGACCGCACCGAACGCAGCCGTGAATTGGCTCAGGAAGCGGACCGGCTGCAGTTCGGCCTGCAGGAGATCGACTCCCTGGCACCGGAGCCGGGTGAGGATCGCTCCGTGGCCGAGGATGTGCGCAGGCTCGGCGACCTCGATTCGCTGCGGGAAACCGCCGAGGGTGCCGCCGCGGCTCTCGTCGGGAGTACCGAGGAGGCGTCGGACACCACGTCTGCGCTGTATCTGTTGGGTGAGGCTCGTTCTCGCTTGGAGCATGCCGACGACGCTGCTCTGACGGAGCTGTTGCCGCGGCTGAACGACGCGATGGCCATCGTGGGCGACATCGGTGCCGATCTCACTTCGTACCTGACGGATCTGCCGTCCGATCCGGGTGCGCTCGACGCGATCCTGAACCGCCAGGCCGAGCTGAAGTCGTTGACGCGGAAGTACGCCGCCGACGTCGACGGGGTCATCGCCTGGGCGGAGGATGCCCGCGAGCGCCTCTCGCGCATCGACACCTCGGCCGACGCCTTGGCCGAATTGAGTGCCAAGGTCGAGGCTGCTGCGGTCGACGTCGCGGCAGCGGCATCGAAGCTCAGTGCGGCCCGTGCGAAGGCTTCGGTGAAACTCTCGAAGGCGGTCAGCGTCGAGCTGGCCGGGTTGGCGATGGGAAAAGCCAAGCTGCAGATCGATGTTCGAGCTTTGCCTGCCGGACCGTCGGACACCGCCCCGATCGTCGTCGACGGTGCCGAACTGCATGCCGGCAGCAACGGCGTCGACGAGGTCGAGTTTCGCCTGTCCGCACACGACGGTGCCCAGGCTCTGCCGATCAGCAAGAGTGCGTCGGGCGGTGAGCTCTCACGGGTGATGCTGGCCCTCGAAGTGGTGTTGGCGGGCTCGGACAAGGGCGCCACGATGGTGTTCGACGAGGTCGACGCCGGTGTCGGTGGTCGCGCTGCCGTCGAGGTCGGGCGTCGGCTCGGCCGATTGGCTCGCACCCATCAGGTCATCGTGGTCACTCACTTGCCTCAGGTCGCGGCGTTCGCGGATACACATCTGGTGGTCGACAAGACCGATGCGAAGAAGGGTGCGGCGAACAGCGGCGTTCGGACGCTGTCGTCGTCGGAGCGGGTCGTAGAGCTCGCCAGAATGCTCGCAGGTCTGGACGATACGGAGACCGGTCGCGCGCACGCCGAGGAGCTGCTGGCCACTGCAAACGCGGATCGAGCTGCCCTGTAACCTTTGGTGCTGATGTGATCAGTGTGGTAGTTGTTTCGGCGCGCCTCCATCGCCGGGCGTGTCGATCGGGTCATCATGGTCCACATGAAGATGCCGGCTCTGCTGTCACGTAGTCAGGATTCGCTACCTGGAATCACCGGGATCGCGCGAGTCGATCGCAACACGGCCAAGCTGCTCAAGCGGGTCGGGCCGGGCGACATCGTCGTCCTGGACGAGC
The nucleotide sequence above comes from Rhodococcoides fascians A25f. Encoded proteins:
- a CDS encoding TlyA family RNA methyltransferase; the encoded protein is MARRARVDAELVRRGLARSREHASELIEAGRVKIAGTVASKPATAVEPGTPLLVAEEDNEISWASRGAHKLLGALDAFEPLGLTVENARCLDAGASTGGFTDVLLSRGVREVVAVDVGYGQLVWRLQSDERVHVIDRTNVRSIDADTIGGPVDVIVADLSFISLKLVLPAFVACSTSGTDMVLMVKPQFEVGKDRVGSGGVVRDPALRAEAVEDVANAALASNLRVEAVAASPLPGPSGNVEYFLWLKAGAGDGSPRTDVDVTELVRHAIEEGPQ
- a CDS encoding NAD kinase, with the protein product MTPSHAAPTQESVREILLVAHPGRPDIAETARRVGKVFDEAGICLRVLVDEVEPSKIEASDTEEHDHVFVADMRLNVVEFGPDAAAGCEMVLVLGGDGTFLRAAELAQAADIPVLGINLGHVGFLAEAEADHLEDALARVMAGNYRIEQRMTLDIAIRVGDQVVERGWALNEASIENGSRLGVLEVVLEVDGRPVSAFGCDGVLVSTPTGSTAYAFSAGGPVVWPELEAILVIPSNAHALFARPLVTSPESIIAVEIDAGGHDGFVFCDGRRTLGLPAGARVEVVRGASPIKWVRLDSAPFADRMVKKFELPVTGWRGRAR
- the recN gene encoding DNA repair protein RecN encodes the protein MLEEIRIDSLGVISGASAQFHEGLTVLTGETGAGKTMVVTSLHLLSGARADAGRVRLGAQRAVVEGRFSTDTASEQVIEDVEKVLESSGGQRDEDNSIIAVRTVNSDGRSRAHLGGRSVPASVLSNFTDSLLTVHGQNDQLRLLRPDQQLGALDRFAGDSVASLVAKYRAARKTWLDARNELIDRTERSRELAQEADRLQFGLQEIDSLAPEPGEDRSVAEDVRRLGDLDSLRETAEGAAAALVGSTEEASDTTSALYLLGEARSRLEHADDAALTELLPRLNDAMAIVGDIGADLTSYLTDLPSDPGALDAILNRQAELKSLTRKYAADVDGVIAWAEDARERLSRIDTSADALAELSAKVEAAAVDVAAAASKLSAARAKASVKLSKAVSVELAGLAMGKAKLQIDVRALPAGPSDTAPIVVDGAELHAGSNGVDEVEFRLSAHDGAQALPISKSASGGELSRVMLALEVVLAGSDKGATMVFDEVDAGVGGRAAVEVGRRLGRLARTHQVIVVTHLPQVAAFADTHLVVDKTDAKKGAANSGVRTLSSSERVVELARMLAGLDDTETGRAHAEELLATANADRAAL
- a CDS encoding HAD-IIA family hydrolase, whose product is MTLLRDAHDVLLLDLDGTVYAGKEPIPGAVEALSGGSEKQFFVTNNASRAPSDVAEHLRELGFDTTAEFVVTSSEAAARVLADRLDPGSRVLVVGTNALATEIAKVGLTPVRSADDQPVAVVQGHSVDTGWPMLAEAVLAVRAGALWVATNVDATLPTERGLVLGNGSMVAAVRNATDVEPIVAGKPAAPIMRDAVERSSAKSALVVGDRLDTDIAGANEAALPSLLVLTGVSTAAELLRAPKHLRPTHIGSDLGVLNKDESASEVAGKDGWTVGIDDEVLSVRFEGAAEMDAFEGLLAVLDVAWSGSEFSDVRFDGDGLADLRSLLGC
- a CDS encoding tetratricopeptide repeat protein; protein product: MSEDNNDRRPSRGDGGNRPSESRDRNPRAQDRRADPRRSDGPPRRRGGEGGFSGDRRGNSASSDRRPPRPDEPDLPDEVEAGQLEPAVRRDLLSLDKNNATAVARHLVMTSRLLDDDPQLALLHARAARQRAGRIAVVRETAGIAAYHAGEWAEALSELRAARRMAGGPGLIAVMADCERGLGRPERAIELGRSDEARELTGEEASELRIVVAGARMDLNQFDQAVVTLQTPDLDASRSGTAAARLFYVYADALVAAGRVDEGVKWFLNAAAADVDGETDAEERVEELSGGSR